A genomic stretch from bacterium includes:
- a CDS encoding glycosyl transferase family 1, with amino-acid sequence MLAEHRVLLVSYFFPPLGGGGMLRALKLAKYLPAAGWEPEVLTADDPRYHLRDEGALGEVDCPVHRAPARRYPSAARLLGVGGGTGSSPTSKRAVGVGWRGKLRTGRARLGNLTDQQAGWSRAARSLALKLARQGRYSTVWTTSPPVSGHLVGLALKRELGLKWVADLRDSWTLGPFFDPATPFHRTLQRRLERL; translated from the coding sequence GTGCTCGCTGAACACCGGGTACTGCTGGTCAGCTACTTCTTCCCGCCGCTGGGGGGCGGGGGGATGCTGCGCGCCCTGAAACTGGCGAAGTACCTCCCCGCCGCGGGGTGGGAGCCCGAGGTGCTCACCGCGGACGACCCCCGGTACCACCTGCGGGACGAGGGGGCCCTGGGGGAGGTGGACTGCCCGGTCCATCGGGCGCCCGCCCGGCGCTACCCCAGCGCGGCCCGGCTGTTGGGCGTCGGCGGCGGGACCGGTTCATCGCCCACTTCGAAGAGAGCCGTCGGGGTCGGTTGGCGGGGAAAGCTGCGCACGGGCCGGGCCCGCCTGGGTAACCTGACCGATCAGCAGGCGGGTTGGTCGCGCGCCGCCCGGTCCCTGGCGCTCAAGCTGGCCCGGCAGGGGCGCTACTCCACCGTCTGGACCACCTCTCCCCCGGTGAGCGGCCACCTGGTGGGCCTGGCGCTCAAGCGGGAGCTGGGGCTGAAATGGGTCGCGGATCTGCGCGACTCCTGGACCCTCGGCCCCTTCTTCGACCCCGCGACGCCCTTTCACCGGACCCTGCAGCGCCGTCTGGAGCGCCTCG